A window of the Tursiops truncatus isolate mTurTru1 chromosome 14, mTurTru1.mat.Y, whole genome shotgun sequence genome harbors these coding sequences:
- the HAAO gene encoding 3-hydroxyanthranilate 3,4-dioxygenase isoform X4 has translation MFVGGPNTRKDYHIEEGEEVFYQLEGDMLLQVLEQGRHRDVVIRQGEIFLLPAGVPHSPQRFANTVGLVIERRRLKTELDALRYYVGDTTDVLFEKWFYCEDLGTQLAPIIQEFLSSEQHRTGKPNPDQLLKEPPFPLSTRSVMEPMSLEAWLAGHRKELHAGIPLSLFGDTYETQVMVCGQGSSEGPRQDVDVWLWQLEGSSVVTMEGQRLSLTPDDSLLVPAGTAYSWERGQGSTALSVTQDPARKKPLG, from the exons GTGTTTTACCAGCTGGAAGGCGACATGCTTCTCCAAGTCCTGGAGCAAGGGAGACACCGGGATGTGGTCATTCGGCAGGGAGAG ATCTTCCTCCTGCCCGCTGGGGTCCCCCACTCTCCACAGAGGTTTGCCAACACAGTGGGGCTGGTGATTGAGCGGAGGCGGCTGAAAACGGAGCTAGATGCACTCAG GTACTACGTAGGCGACACCACTGACGTCCTGTTTGAGAAGTGGTTCTACTGCGAGGATCTCGGCACACAGTTGGCCCCCATCATCCAGGA GTTCCTTAGCTCTGAGCAGCACAGAACAGGAAAACCCAACCCCG ACCAGCTGCTCAAGGAACCGCCATTCCCCCTGAGCACACGGTCCGTCATGGAGCCCATGTCGCTGGAGGCCTGGCTGGCTGGCCACCGCAAGGAGCTGCACGCTGGCATACCCCTCAGCCTGTTTGGAGACACCTATGAGACCCAG GTGATGGTCTGTGGACAAGGCAGCAGCGAAGGCCCGAGACAGGACGTGGACGTGTGGCTGTGGCAGTTG GAGGGCTCCTCGGTGGTGACGATGGAAGGACAGCGCCTGAGCCTGACCCCCGATGACAGCCTCCTGGTGCCAGCTGGGACCGC GTACAGCTGGGAACGAGGGCAAGGCTCCACGGCCCTGTCTGTGACTCAGGACCCTGCCCGCAAGAAGCCCCTGGGGTGA
- the OXER1 gene encoding LOW QUALITY PROTEIN: oxoeicosanoid receptor 1 (The sequence of the model RefSeq protein was modified relative to this genomic sequence to represent the inferred CDS: substituted 1 base at 1 genomic stop codon): MEFHNLSSPSPLPSLSPSSLPPSSSPSAFTTALGSPEEAPAPCHPASSLMVSAFLAPVLSVEFVLGLVGNSLAFFLCCFHARPWTSNTVFLVSLVVADFLLIVNRPLRVDYYFLHETWRFGATACKVNLFVIATNRSASTVSLAAVSLDCYLKVVRPQHVLSRASVWAAARGAGXLWGGILLLNGHLFPTTDSSHSCLSYQLGTSPSASLPWHQALFVLEFFLPLAPILFAITNIMLTTWRRGPDVRAGPRRAVRMLAAIVAIYTVCILCSIIFGKASIVAFRLHACCTLDIRSQLFHGSLAFTYLNSALDPMLYCFSNPNFLCQGRALLGLTQGWQASASDENTYQPSAWCRVPSGKVVAAERL; encoded by the coding sequence ATGGAATTTCATAACCTgagctctccctctccccttccttccctctctccctcctcactccctccctcctcctcgcCCTCTGCCTTCACCACTGCCTTGGGGTCACCTGAAGAGGCCCCGGCTCCCTGCCACCCGGCCTCCTCCCTGATGGTGTCTGCCTTCCTGGCGCCAGTCCTGAGCGTGGAATTTGTCCTGGGCCTGGTGGGGAACAGCCTGGCCTTCTTCCTCTGCTGCTTCCACGCGCGGCCCTGGACATCCAACACTGTGTTCCTGGTCAGCCTGGTGGTGGCCGACTTTCTCCTGATCGTCAACCGGCCTCTTCGCGTGGACTACTACTTCCTCCACGAGACCTGGCGCTTCGGGGCCACTGCCTGCAAAGTCAACCTCTTCGTGATCGCCACCAACCGCTCAGCGAGCACGGTCTCCCTCGCGGCCGTCTCACTCGACTGCTACCTGAAGGTGGTGCGGCCTCAGCACGTGCTGAGCAGGGCCTCCGTGTGGGCAGCCGCCCGGGGGGCCGGGTGACTCTGGGGGGGCATCCTGCTCCTCAACGGGCACCTGTTCCCGACCACCGATTCCAGCCACTCCTGCCTCAGTTACCAGCTGGGCACGAGCCCCTCGGCCTCACTCCCCTGGCACCAGGCCCTGTTCGTGCTGGAATTCTTCCTGCCGCTGGCGCCCATCCTCTTTGCCATCACGAACATCATGCTCACCACCTGGCGCCGAGGCCCGGACGTGCGGGCGGGCCCGCGGAGGGCCGTGCGCATGCTGGCCGCGATCGTGGCCATCTACACAGTCTGCATCTTGTGCAGTATCATCTTCGGCAAAGCTTCCATCGTGGCCTTCCGCCTGCACGCCTGCTGCACCCTGGACATCCGCTCGCAGCTCTTCCATGGCTCCCTGGCCTTCACCTACCTCAACAGTGCCCTGGACCCCATGCTCTACTGCTTTTCCAATCCCAACTTCCTCTGCCAGGGCCGGGCCCTGCTGGGCCTCACCCAGGGCTGGCAGGCCTCCGCCAGCGACGAGAACACCTACCAGCCCTCTGCCTGGTGCCGTGTGCCCTCTGGGAAGGTGGTGGCCGCAGAGAGGCTGTAG